In the Catenovulum adriaticum genome, GATGATACAGTTGGGTTAGCTTTATCTATCGCTTCGACATCTTCACCAAGCCAAGAAGAGCAATTTCGCGCTTGGGGCTATAATGATGCAGATCCTGCGAATTTTGCTGACGATGTAAACGTAGCAGAAGACTCAACCGTTAAATTTTTTAATGGCCAAGATTCATATGTTCGCTCTGCTGTATTGGAAAGAGATACTTTTGCAGGGGTTTTACAATGGGCACCGACAGAAGATTTAACGATCTCGGTTGACGCACTTTATATAGACTTTCTTGAAGAAGAAGTTAAACGGGGTGCCGAGGAACTCTTAGGTAATGATTATGTGATTAATGCGATTGAAGGTAACGTGGCAACAGATGTTACTTTTAATGACGGCTTCCACTCTGTTATACGTAATGATGCTCGTGTTAAAGAAGCAAAATTAAAAGCGTTAGCGACCAACTTTGATTATCAGTTAAATGCCGATTGGAATTTAAAGCTTGATTTGGCTCGTTCAGAAACGGATAAAACATTAACAGATATAGAAAGCTATTCAGGTGTAGGCCGTTCAGGTGCAGGTGATAAACCAAAAACCATTCGTTCATATCAATTAACATCAACTGGCGCGACTTTCTCAGATCAACCCGGCTCACCTGATTTAGGTGATTTTGATCTAATTAAGTTAGCAGGTCCTCAAGGGTGGGGCGGCTCACTAGCGCCATATGCAGACACAGCGTTTGCAGATGACACTTATACTTATTTTGATGGTCAGGATGGTTTTGTAAACGAGCCAGTTTTTGATGAAGAACTCACAACACTTCGCTTAGATGCGATTGGTTACATTGAGTGGGGGATTTTTAATCAAGTTAGCTTTGGTGCGCATTATTCAGATCGCAGTAAAACTAAAGACAATGGCGGTTACTTTTTAACAGCACCAAATTGGCCAACCGCAGCAGCCATTCCTGATGAGTACCGAGTCGGTACTGCAAATTTAGATTTTATCGGTGACGTTTCGGTGGTTGCTTATGATAGCATTGGTATGTACCAAGACGGCTTTTATACAAAATACGATGCAGCTGAAACAGAGCCTGATCGTGAAGGTGATAGCTATACAATAGATGAAACCTTAATTACTTTGTTTACAAAATTAGACTTAGAAGCTGAGGTAGGTGATATTTATGTGAAAGGTAATCTAGGTGTCCAAGTTGTAAATACGGATCAATCAAGCTCTGGTAGAACTTCGTTTATTGACCCTGCAAACCCAGGTTTTGTTAAATTGGAAGATGTCAGTGACGGCGCTGAGTATACAAAAGTATTGCCTAGCTTAACGCTAAACTTTGAACTGACAGATGATCAAATTGTTCGTACAGCCATCTCAAAAACTTTAAGTCGTCCTCGTATGGATGACCTTCGTCCAGGTAGTGGTAAAAAGTTCAAATTTAATGCAGATAATGTAAAAGAAACGACCAATGCTAAAAATGGTCCTTGGGAGTCAAAAACGGGTAACCCAACTTTGCGTCCAATTGAAGCAAATCAATTTGATTTAGCTTATGACTGGTATTTTGCGGATGACGGTTTCTTATCTGCGGCTTTCTTCTTTAAGGACATCACTAATTGGCATAAAAATGTCGAAGTGGTAGAAGATTTCTCTGAGTTTTACATTGAAGATTATCACTTTGTAATCGAAGATGGAGAACAAGTTAAGCCAACACTATTTGACGGCATCTCATCAACTCGAGCTGATGGTTTAACTGGTTATGTTAGAGGCTATGAGTTGCAAGCAACAGTGCCCATGAGCTTAGTGTCAGATACTTTAGATGGGTTTGGTATTGTAGCGAGTGCTGCATTTACACAAGGCGGTTTAAGTGATGGCTCTGCAATCCCAGGCTTGTCTGAAGAAAGCTATCAATTAACAGCTTATTATGAAGTTGGTGGTTTTGAATTTAGAGTATCTGGCCGTAAACGTAGTGACTTTACAACGGAAACTTATGGTGGCAGTTTGGCTCTTACACCAACTGAAGATGCAGGTTCAGAACTCTGGGATGCGCAAATCAGTTATGACTTTGGTAAAGCAGGTATTGAAAGTTTAGAAGGTTTATCTATCTCACTTCAAGGCCAGAATTTAACGGATGAAGATACGGTTCAATTTGCAAATGGTGATCCGCGTCAAATTACCCAATACCAAAGTTTTGGAGCGAACTACTTATTAGG is a window encoding:
- a CDS encoding TonB-dependent receptor, which encodes MKQFKPSLLTLALATSGLISANSYAAENDGAENEVAEVIQVRGIRGSLMRAQAVKMDSTSVVEVISAEDIGKLPDSSIAESLARLPGLAGERRNGRTSGLSVRGFKEDYVGTTLNGREVLGIGDNRGVEYDLYPSEIMSGVTVYKSPNATLTTQGVGGTVDLQTARPLTSEAYMAVNLNYEMNGKKSANSDFDDKGHRLALSFSDKFADDTVGLALSIASTSSPSQEEQFRAWGYNDADPANFADDVNVAEDSTVKFFNGQDSYVRSAVLERDTFAGVLQWAPTEDLTISVDALYIDFLEEEVKRGAEELLGNDYVINAIEGNVATDVTFNDGFHSVIRNDARVKEAKLKALATNFDYQLNADWNLKLDLARSETDKTLTDIESYSGVGRSGAGDKPKTIRSYQLTSTGATFSDQPGSPDLGDFDLIKLAGPQGWGGSLAPYADTAFADDTYTYFDGQDGFVNEPVFDEELTTLRLDAIGYIEWGIFNQVSFGAHYSDRSKTKDNGGYFLTAPNWPTAAAIPDEYRVGTANLDFIGDVSVVAYDSIGMYQDGFYTKYDAAETEPDREGDSYTIDETLITLFTKLDLEAEVGDIYVKGNLGVQVVNTDQSSSGRTSFIDPANPGFVKLEDVSDGAEYTKVLPSLTLNFELTDDQIVRTAISKTLSRPRMDDLRPGSGKKFKFNADNVKETTNAKNGPWESKTGNPTLRPIEANQFDLAYDWYFADDGFLSAAFFFKDITNWHKNVEVVEDFSEFYIEDYHFVIEDGEQVKPTLFDGISSTRADGLTGYVRGYELQATVPMSLVSDTLDGFGIVASAAFTQGGLSDGSAIPGLSEESYQLTAYYEVGGFEFRVSGRKRSDFTTETYGGSLALTPTEDAGSELWDAQISYDFGKAGIESLEGLSISLQGQNLTDEDTVQFANGDPRQITQYQSFGANYLLGLNYKF